The genomic window GATTCTCTCGCAAATCTCTCCgttactctcttctctttttcgttttctcgGGTTTCttcgtttcagtttttttttttttgtcgttttcaAAACTGAACGCATCAACTAAACCGAAACCAACTGCTGTAGGGTCTGGTTTACGCCATCAACTCAACCGATACGAACTGCTGCACGGTTTGGTTTGTGCCATTATTAAGTTTTCCCAGGGTAATTTGGTCCGAAATTgaatgaaaacacaaaacgTGAAAACCAGTTCTCACTTTGACAAACGGTGAGAGCAAATCTTTTTTCGTCCACTTctgtgaaaatttcttttgattcaatCGGTCTGCCACGTGACTCAAACAAACTTCAGTAGATCTATGATTCGTAACTGTTTTAGGTAAATTAGTAAACTATACTACTATAATTTAGTTGTAGAACCGAATTTATGTTTGGTCCCATATATTGTCTAGATCAGCTTCAAGAGCAAATTTTGACagatgtatgaaattgaatctaaaacaaaaagtttatgaaTTGGAGTAGGCAAGTTGCACTCACTTCCAATAATAATCACATATGTTTCTATATGGCAATGGGGTCACATATTTGGTCTATTATTGGGGTAACCTGTCATAGGAGTGTCCAGTCCAGTTTAACCAATTTAAACCGAACTAAAACCATTAAAAATTGATCcgcaaatgaaagaaaaaataataccGATCTAGATTTTTCCATCTCTGAGCTGAGCTTACGATAACCCAACACAAACTGTAGAAGTAAACCTCTAATGTATTTTCTCAATAACCGAAGCCATACCAAACCGGACCAAAATATGGTATACTTTACTTGCTGTCTAGCTACATGTCATTTGtgtcttcattttcttatgaCTTGACCAAGTGTGTTTTGAAGCTTGATTCTTGAATAACATTGGAAgctactttatttttttttgtaaaccaaCAATGGAAGCTACTATAGTTCTATAGTTTGTTAGTACTTAAGTACGAAATGCTTTCGTGTAATTCTCTAGGAAAGCTTATGAACAACGGAGCAGATAATGGAGCCTTTCTTAGGGACTTGGCATCGTGTTCTTGTAGGGATTTAAATCTTGAGAATCTTAacatgttcttgtttgtttatacAGAACTAATTAACGCGGATGCAGAGGATGCGAGTTGTAGTAGCACGCCTAGTTGGAGAATCAAGAAAAGTCTAACATGTGTTTGCTTTAACCGCAAGAGAGCTTATGAACGCATTTGCTCTAACTTGACACCATTGCAGGTTAACACAAATAGAAACAACAGCTCCATTAACTCGTTTTTGTATGACAACATTCAATTTTCTAagtctgatttttttttttcatacgaAGAAAGACTGAAGAGGTTGAGGAAAAGAATGAAGAATTACTATGATGCATCACGGCCCGATCATCAGGATGCATTGAGAGCACTGTGATCAGCTACGTATGCTGATGAAAAGCTTCAAGATTTGATCTCAGACCAGTGGAAAAATATGGGATGGCAAAGAAAAGATCCATCCACTGATTTCAGGTTAACCTCTCTCTTGCTTGAGTAACCATACATGTCAGATAGTGcttaatttggttttcttgtgACTGTTGTTATCAGAGGAGATGGATTCATTTCATTGGAGAATCTTCGATTCTTTGCAAAGACTTTCTCGGTAAACTTAACTCTCATAACTTTCTACTTGAGAGATTCATAAcctttttgatgtttttcgGGTGGCATTGGTGTAGACTTCGTTTCAGCGTCTCTTGAAGAAACAGGGAGGCAAAAGAGCAGCTTGGGAATATCCATTCGCTGTAGCGGGCGTCAACATAACCTTCATGATCATGCAAATGCTTGACCTAGAAGCATGTGAGTGTCCCTAATATCTTGCTCTTTGTTTGTGAAGCAAGAAACCTTGTTTTAATACTTACTACATTTGCAGCAAAACCTAGGAGTTTTATACGGTTGGTATTCTTACAAATGTTGTCAGGTGAAATATGGAAATATTTGGTTATGATGATCATGGCTCTCTGGTTTACTTGATTTTTAACTAAGTTTTTGGAATATCTAGAAAGCGAATGGGCCTTTGGTTTGCTT from Arabidopsis thaliana chromosome 3, partial sequence includes these protein-coding regions:
- a CDS encoding ELMO/CED-12 family protein (ELMO/CED-12 family protein; FUNCTIONS IN: molecular_function unknown; INVOLVED IN: phagocytosis; LOCATED IN: cytoskeleton; CONTAINS InterPro DOMAIN/s: Engulfment/cell motility, ELMO (InterPro:IPR006816); BEST Arabidopsis thaliana protein match is: ELMO/CED-12 family protein (TAIR:AT1G67400.1); Has 673 Blast hits to 673 proteins in 110 species: Archae - 0; Bacteria - 0; Metazoa - 411; Fungi - 4; Plants - 171; Viruses - 0; Other Eukaryotes - 87 (source: NCBI BLink).), which produces MLSCNSLGKLMNNGADNGAFLRDLASCSCRDLNLENLNMFLFVYTELINADAEDASCSSTPSWRIKKSLTSTYADEKLQDLISDQWKNMGWQRKDPSTDFRGDGFISLENLRFFAKTFSRLLKKQGGKRAAWEYPFAVAGVNITFMIMQMLDLEASKPRSFIRLVFLQMLSESEWAFGLLYCVAFVVMDKQWLDKNATYMEFNDVLRYVQGAA